One window of uncultured Erythrobacter sp. genomic DNA carries:
- the murD gene encoding UDP-N-acetylmuramoyl-L-alanine--D-glutamate ligase has translation MPQGSPKIGIWGLGRDGEAAVRHLLETQPEAALTLLSDNDAEKAPASLPGIPLLTGDAARTAISESAFDLIVKSPGVPIIRPEIAAGEAKGTRFTSGTNLWFEANAPQRTVAVTGTKGKSTTSLLLHHIAGAKGAKSQLLGNGGVPALTQKPGEDLTVLELSSYQCADLAHGPDFAVFTNLFPEHVPWHGSVEDYYAAKLRLASIDPKTRVFANARDKGLRERLAGLPDVTWFNGTSGYAETDSSLTFDGAPVQIRGTLPRGSHNIGNLAGAAAVAFELGLIDDPLALDLGTYGDLPHRLQLFDLPQGITAVDDSISTIPEATMAAFALFPDRRIHAILGGSDRGQDYRALARYLGERGDAHAYLLPHTGERIAQDLAREAPQIPAAVCADLVEAMERIKAAAQPGDVILLSPAAPSHSQYANFEERGRHFQSLLSATFSPA, from the coding sequence ATGCCGCAGGGTAGTCCTAAGATCGGCATATGGGGCCTGGGCCGCGATGGCGAAGCGGCGGTGCGTCATCTGCTCGAAACCCAGCCCGAAGCCGCGCTGACTTTGCTGAGCGACAATGACGCGGAGAAAGCTCCTGCAAGCCTGCCCGGTATTCCGCTGCTGACCGGCGACGCAGCGCGCACCGCGATCAGCGAAAGCGCGTTCGACCTCATCGTCAAAAGCCCCGGCGTGCCGATCATCCGCCCTGAAATCGCGGCGGGCGAGGCCAAGGGCACACGCTTCACTTCGGGCACCAATCTGTGGTTTGAAGCCAACGCGCCGCAGCGCACCGTTGCGGTAACGGGGACCAAGGGCAAGAGCACCACCTCGCTGCTGCTCCACCACATTGCCGGAGCAAAAGGCGCAAAGTCGCAGCTGCTCGGCAATGGCGGCGTGCCTGCGCTGACGCAGAAGCCGGGCGAGGATCTGACCGTGCTGGAGCTGTCCTCCTACCAATGCGCCGACCTTGCCCATGGGCCGGACTTTGCGGTCTTCACCAACCTGTTTCCCGAACATGTTCCATGGCATGGCAGCGTCGAGGATTACTACGCTGCCAAGCTCCGCCTCGCGTCGATTGATCCGAAAACGCGGGTCTTCGCCAATGCCCGCGACAAGGGCTTGCGCGAGCGGCTCGCGGGGCTTCCCGACGTAACATGGTTCAACGGCACAAGTGGCTATGCAGAAACGGACAGCTCGCTCACATTCGACGGCGCACCGGTCCAGATCAGAGGAACACTCCCGCGCGGGAGCCACAATATCGGCAATCTCGCTGGCGCGGCTGCGGTTGCGTTCGAACTGGGCCTGATCGACGATCCGCTCGCCCTTGACCTTGGCACCTATGGCGACCTGCCGCACCGGCTTCAGCTGTTCGATCTCCCGCAAGGCATAACTGCCGTCGACGACTCGATCTCGACCATTCCCGAAGCGACCATGGCCGCCTTCGCGCTCTTCCCTGATCGCCGCATCCACGCGATCCTAGGCGGCAGCGACCGTGGGCAGGACTACCGCGCGCTCGCCCGCTATCTTGGCGAGAGAGGCGACGCACACGCCTACCTCCTCCCTCACACCGGCGAGAGGATCGCTCAAGACCTCGCGCGCGAGGCTCCGCAGATCCCAGCCGCCGTGTGCGCCGACCTTGTCGAGGCGATGGAGCGCATCAAAGCCGCTGCCCAGCCCGGCGACGTGATCCTCCTGTCACCCGCCGCGCCCAGCCATTCGCAATATGCCAATTTCGAAGAGCGCGGGCGGCACTTCCAATCGCTCCTTTCAGCAACATTTTCGCCCGCTTAA
- the plsY gene encoding glycerol-3-phosphate 1-O-acyltransferase PlsY: MFDDYALLLAALLGFLAGSIPFGLLLTKAAGLGDVRDIGSGSIGATNVLRTGNKGLAAATVLLDAAKGAVPVLLASILWNGCEACSIFGCQPANPQKAAMALAAVGAVAGHCFTPWLNFKGGKGFATAAGVLLALAWPVMLVCAAIWALTLALGRISSVASMTTVLAAPLVAWAMGYPIHFWPLVAIAAIVLIQHRANIGRLMRGEEPKVGGKS; this comes from the coding sequence ATGTTTGATGACTACGCCTTGCTTCTGGCTGCTTTGCTAGGGTTCTTGGCAGGCTCGATACCTTTCGGCCTGCTGCTAACCAAAGCCGCTGGCCTGGGCGATGTGCGCGACATCGGCAGCGGCTCCATCGGTGCGACCAATGTTCTGCGCACAGGCAATAAGGGGCTGGCAGCGGCTACGGTTTTGCTCGATGCGGCTAAGGGCGCTGTGCCGGTGCTTCTCGCGTCGATCCTTTGGAATGGGTGCGAGGCCTGCAGTATTTTTGGCTGCCAACCGGCAAATCCGCAAAAAGCCGCGATGGCGCTGGCGGCAGTTGGAGCGGTCGCCGGGCATTGCTTCACGCCGTGGCTTAACTTCAAGGGGGGCAAGGGCTTCGCAACCGCAGCAGGTGTGTTGTTGGCCCTCGCATGGCCGGTCATGCTTGTCTGCGCGGCAATCTGGGCGCTGACTTTGGCGCTGGGCAGAATCTCTTCGGTCGCGTCGATGACGACGGTGTTAGCTGCACCTTTGGTCGCTTGGGCGATGGGTTACCCAATTCACTTTTGGCCGCTGGTCGCCATCGCGGCCATCGTCCTGATCCAGCACAGAGCCAATATCGGCCGGTTGATGCGCGGTGAGGAGCCTAAGGTAGGCGGCAAGTCTTGA